The Actinomycetota bacterium region TTCCAGGCGTACAGGATCCCCGCGGCCAACCGCGCGCTCACCCGGCGGGCCGGCACCAGCCGCGCCATCCCCGCCACGGCCAGCACGAACACCCCGAGCAGGAAGACCTTCTCCAGGACGTCGCCGGGAAGGACCCGAGAGAGCACTGCCACGACCCCTTCCGTCGGGACCGCCCGCGGGACCTGCTGCGAGATGCCCGCCAGGTCGGCGGAGAACCGGTACCTGGGCACGAACACCATGTCGTACGACAGGACGTAGCCGGGGGTCAGCAGCGGCAGCATCACCAGAAGGCCGAGCCCGAGACCGGTGAGGGAGGCGGGCCAGCGGCGGACCAGCCCAGCCCAGCCGAGGGCCCGGGCGCGGGCTCGACGGATCGTGGTCGGGACTACGCGCTCGGTTCCTCTGCGGCGGCCGGCTGGGTCGTCCGGCGGACCCGGGGCGCCCGCGGAGCGCGTTGGCCCCGAAGCAGCAGGATCCCCAGCACCAGCAGGACGATGCCGATGATCGGCCCGAAGATCGGGATCCCGCTCTTCACCAGCTTGAGCTGCTTGACGTCCTGCTTGGACTTCGTGGCGTTGTCCGTCACCGTGGCGTCGTCGTAGGTCAGCTGGAGGTCCGCGAGGGGCTGGATCTGCTGCCCCTGGAACGACAGGTACTGCACGGCGTGCTGCTGGCCCTTGATGACCGCGCCGGTGACCGGCTCGATCCAGGTGGTGGTCTGCTCCAGGTAGCTGATGTCGGCGGTCACCGACTTCTGGTCCGGCTGGCCGACCAGCGTACCGGCCACGTCGAGGTGTCCGATCACGACGGGCCCGCCCGAGCCGTGGAACACGTACACCGTGAGGCCCTGGATGTTGCCTTCACGCACGAACTTCACCGGGAAGGCCCTCGCACCGCCATTGTCGTACAGCTGGTACGTGGTCTTCTGCGTGTCGAACGGGAACTTGATGGTGATGCCTTCCTCTTTCGGGTTCTCGCCGCAGCAGTGGACCGCGTAGCCCGTGGTGCGGTCGAAGACCACCTGGAGCTTGGTGGCCTGGATCAGGCTGTTGTGCTGGAGGTCCTTCAGGCTGTTGAACTCGCCGTACGAAGCGTCGGTCGTGGTGCCCTTCGTAGGGTCTCCCCGGAAGGTCTGGGTGTTCTCCACCGGGACCGGTCCGACCAGTCGCAGGAACTTGGGGCTGGTGTTGAAGTACCTCCCGTACCCGGTGGCGACGATCTTCTGGTAGCGGTCCAGGGGCGCCTTCTCCAGGCGTGGGACCGCATAGAAGCGGAGGAACGGAGCGAGGAACAGGAACAGGAAGCCCAGCATGATCAGCACGTAGCTACCGACCCGGCGCACCCGTCCCCCTTGTACACGAACCGATGGCTGAGCCTACTACGAAGTAACCTTGCTCCGGTAGCAGGCACGCCCTAGCCGGCAGGCCAAGCGCGAGGGCTGCGCCGGCTACTGGGCCGGCGTCTCCTCGCGGTCCTTGACCGGCTTCGGCTGCACCGCCGTCCGCCGCTTTCTGGGGCCTCGAAGCAGGAGCGCGCCGGCCACGATCAGCACGAGCCCCAGGATCGGCCCGAAGATCGGGATGACCGTTTTCTCGAGGTGCAGCTGGGAGAGCTGGGACTTCAACCGATGGGCGATGTGGTTGACGCTTTGCTGGTCCGGCGTGAGCGTGGTTTCGGCGACCTTGAGCACGGGCTTTCCCTGGTACGCCAGCCACCGCACGGCGTGCTGGATGCCCTTGAGGATGGCCCCCGTCTCCGGCTCGACCCAGTCCACCTGCCGGACCTGGTACGTCATGTCGGCCGTCACCGTCTTCTGGTCGGGCACGCCGACGAAGGAGCCCGGGACGTCCACGTGATCGATGACCATGGGGCCGGCCTGGATCAGGAACAGGTAGACACCGAGGCCGACGATGTGGCCGTCGCGGAGGTATGTGGCCGGCAGGGCCTGCTTCGCCGTGCCGTCCCACAGCTGGTACGTGGTCCGGTGCACGTCGAAGGGGAACTTCAGGGTGAGCCCCTCCGCGCGGGGGTTCTCGCCGCAGCAGTGGACCGCCAGACCGGTGACGCGGTCGAAGACGATCCTCGCCTTGGAGGCGTCGATGATCGCGTTGTGCAGGGTGTCCTTGGTGCTGGAGAAGGAGTCGTAGACGGCGGTGGTCGAGGAGCCGGCCTCCGGGTCGCCCCGGAAGACCTGCGTGTTCTCGAACGGGACCGGACCCACCAGGCGGAGGAACTTCGGGCTGGTGCTGAAGTACTGCCCCTGGCCGTCGGACACGATCCGGTCGTACAGGTCGAGCGGGGCCTTCTCCACGCGCGGGGTCGCATAGAAGCGAAGGAACGGCGCCAGGAAGATGAACAACAGGCCCAGCATGACCAGCACGAACCCGCCGATCCGGCGCATCTAATCCCCTGACTCCCCAGTCACCCTGCTGGCTGTGGACTGTAGCGGACCCGCACTCGCAATGAAAGCCCACGTAGTGCCCCTATTCCCCCGAGGTATCCTCCTCCCCCGTGGGAGCGTCCTCCTCGCCCGGCAGGCCGAACGTGGTGGTCGTCGTCCTCGACACGCTGACGGCCGCGGCGGCGGGCCTGGACAGGGCGTCGCCCCCCATGCCCGCCCTGGCCCGGATCGCCGATCGGGGTTCGTGGTTCCGCCACGCGGTCTCGAACGCACCCTGGACCCTGCCCGCGCACACATCGCTCCTCACCGGCCTCCTGCCGTCGGAGCACCGCATGGACACGTCCCGGCAGTTCGCGTTGTGGGAGCAGGAACCCGGCGACTGGAGGTCTCTCGCCTCGATCCTGCCGGCCGGCCCCGTCTCCGACCCCTCGCTCGGCGAGCGGTGGCTTCCCCGGCTCCTGGCCGCGGCCGGCTACGAGACCGCCCTGGTCAGCAACAACCCCTGGGTGGGACGGCTCACCCAGATGCACCACGGCTTCGACCGGATCCGCGACACGATCTCCGTCCACGTGTCCCGACGGCGCTCGCTGTTCCGGAGCCGCCCGCGCCTGCGCCGGAGCGCCCGTGCCGCCTACTACGCGTACCGCGCGGTGCGCGGCCAGGGCGACCTGCTGGCCGGCGACGCCATGGACCGGATCCGGGAGTGGCTGGGCGCCAGGAACCGGTCCCGGCCCTTCTTCCTGCTGGTCAACCTCATCGAGGCGCATGCCCCGTACCTGACACCGGAGGCCGCCGCCGCGGTCCGGGAGGCCGGCGGGGGGCCCGGCCTCGCGCTTCGAACCATGCGGCTCCTCGACCCGAGGCTCTCCATCCCCTTCAACCTCGGCGGGGAGGAAGCGGAACGCCACCCCCGGGCCCTCGTCCTGGCCCGACGCCTGCACGAACACGCCGCGCGCTACCTCGACGGGCTGATCCGGGAGCTTCACGAGTTGGCGTCGGGCCAGGGCGGCGAGGTGTTTTTCTGCGTCACGTCCGATCACGGGGAGTCGTTCGGCGAGCACGGCGCGCTCCAGCACGGGTTCACCGTGGACGAGCCCGCCTTGCACGTCCCGCTGGTCGTGTCGGGACCCGGGGTCCCGGTCCAGGAGGTCGGGGACACCGTGGATCTCCGGCGGATGTACGCCACGGTGCTCGAAGCGGCAGGCGTCGGCGTGCCGGAGGGCGCCGCGCCCTCGCTCCTCGATCCGGTGCGGGTCGATGCGGTGGCCGAGCGGGAACGGGTGGCCCTTCCCGCGTGGGCCCGGCTGGACTGGCCCGGCATCCAGGCCCGAACCCCGCGGCTCCGAGTCCTCTACCGCGATCCGTGGAAGCTGGTGATGGAGGGGACGACGGAGCGCCTTTTCGACCTGCGCGCCGATCCCGGGGAGGAGACGGACCGGGCGGCCGCGGAGCCCGAGGTGGTCGCCTCGCTTCGGGCCGGCCTTCCCCCGTGGCCGGAGGAAGGACCGCGTCGCGACCGCGTGGCCGGCGCCGACCAGCCGGCCATCGGGAACGGCCAGGTCCTGACGAAACGCGAGGAACAGGAGATGGTGGAGCGCCTCTCCGCCCTGGGGTACCTGGAGTGACCGGCGACTCCCTGCGCATCTCCTGGCTGATGCTCCCCGGCCAGCGGCCCTACCGGGAGCTGCACTGGCTCTCGCTCATGGAAGCCGCGCAGGTGACGGCGGTGGGCACCCCCAGGCCGCCCGAGCCGGTCCAGTTCCTCGAACGCCCCTACCGCCGGATCACGGGGCGGTTCACGGAGGCGGCCTCCCTGGCCTGGCTCCGCGGTCTCGACTCCATCCCGGAGACGGACTGGGTGGCCTCGCTCGAGCTGTGCAGCCTTGTCACCGGCCAGGCCACTGGGCTGGCCCGGCGACGCCATCTCCGCCAGGCCGTGCTGCTGTGGGGGAACGATCCGGGGAACCCGCTGTACCGCCTGCCGCCGTATCGCCAGGTCCTGGAGCGGGCCCGCGATGCCGACCTGTTCCTGTGCCTGATCCACGCGGCCAGGGACCACTGCGTCGAGCTGGGCTTCCCGGAGGAACGATGCGTCGTGGTGCACCCGGGGATCGACCTGGAGCTGTTCCATCCCGCCGAGAAGCCGGCAGCCGAACCCATCGCCGCCTTCATCTCGCCCCTGGCGTCGAACAAGGGGATCGACCGGGTGCTGGAGGCGTTCGACCTGGTGCGCCGGCGCCTCCCGGAGGCCCGCCTGGTGGTGGCGGGACGGGGGCCGCTGGAGGGAATGGTGGCCCAGCGCGCGGAGGCCTCCGGCGGCGGGATCTCGTTCCTCGGGAGGCTGGACCGCCCGGGGGTGGCGGACGCGCTGCGTCAGGCGGCGGTGTTCGTGACGGCCCCCCGGTCGACCCGCGTGTGGAACGAGCAGTTCGGGCTGGCCTACGTGGAGGCCATGGCCTCCGGGCTGCCCGTGGTCACCACGATCTGCGGGAGCAACCACGAGGCGGTGCCGGAACCGAACCGGCGGGTCCCCGACGACCGGGAGGCCCTGGCCGAGGCCCTCCTGTGGTTCCTCGGGGACGAGGGCCGACGTGCGGAGGTGGGCCGCCGGAACCGCCGGTACGTCGAGGAGCACCACGAGGAGCGTCGCCAGAGCCAGCTCATGCGCGACGCGTTTGCCTCCGTGGATGCGGCCCGGGCGGGCTGATCGGGAGAGGCGGCATGCCGGGGTCGAGGTACGAGCAGATCGAGGTGATCGTCGACCTCATGGTGCGCCTGGAACCGCGGAGCGTGCTGGACGTGGGGATCGGCAACGGGCTGTACGGGCTGCTGGTCCGGCAGTACGTGGAGGGTGCCGGGCCGTTCGCGGAGGGGGCGGTCCGCCTGGATGGCATCGAGATCTTCGAGGGCTACCTGACCGGCGTCCAGCGGACCGTCTACAACGACATCATGGTGGGCGACGCCATGGAGATCCTGCCCGGCCTCCCCTCCGGGAGCTACGACCTGGCGCTCGCGCTCGACGTCGTCGAGCACCTCCACGACCCCAGGGGCGACGAGCTCCTTGGCCATCTCCGCCGGGTGGCCCGGAACGTCATCGTGACCTCGCCGCGGGGCGAGTTCCCCCAGGGCGAGCTGTTCGGCAACGTCCACGAGACCCACGTGTCGAAATGGCCGCCCGCCCGGCTCCGACGGGCGTCCGCGGCGGTCGTGGTCCCGCACCCGTTCATCTCGATCGCCCTGTTCACCGACGATCGGCGCTTCGCCCGGTACTACCGCCGGTACCTCCGCGTGCGGCGGATGGCGATGCTGGCGCCGGCCTGGCTCGTCGCCCGGATGGTGAGCGTGGGGCCGCTTCGGGAGTTCGCCCTGCGCCGGGCCCGGGACGACGACGGGACCGACAGCGGCGGCCCCAGTCCCGGCCCCTTGGGGACGTCACCGGCCCCGTAGGGCCCCCACGGCCTGACCGGCGAGGTAGGCCACCGTCTCCGCCGCCCGCATGGCCACGATTCCCGCCGTCAGCCCGGGGTGCTCGGCCAGCAGGCGCCGGTTGCGGGCGAAGGCACGGGCGGTCGCCTTCGCCTGGGCCGACATGGCGCCCGGATGGGCCTGCCGGTATTTCGACAGCCCCAAGCCGTAGTAGTAGCGCTTGGCCACGACGCCCCCCAGGGTCAGCCGACCCTCCTCGTGGACGATCGGCGTGGTGGTCCGGGCCAGCCGGCGACCCTCGCGGAGCATCCGCATCCGGAGCTCGGCGTCCTCCGTCCCGGAGAGCCATTTGACGAACCCGCCGGTCTCCTGCAGGTACTTCCGGCGGACCATGCGGGGGGACTCGATCATGGCCTCGCCCAGGTAGCAGCGGCGCTCCAGAGCCCGGCACCGGGTCCAGTACCCCGGCCCCACCGTGACCTCCGGAATGAACACGCCTTCCGCGTGCTGTTCCAGGGCGGCCTGCACGGCCTCCTGCACCACCGTCGGCGGAAGGACCATGTCCGAGTCGATCCACAGGACGAAGTCGCCGCTCGATCGGGCCACCCCGGCGTTGCGCTGGGCGCTGCGCTCGGGACCGCCGCGGATCGCGGCGTCGGCTAGGCGCTGGGCGACCTCCCACGTGCCGTCCG contains the following coding sequences:
- a CDS encoding DUF3068 domain-containing protein, which encodes MRRVGSYVLIMLGFLFLFLAPFLRFYAVPRLEKAPLDRYQKIVATGYGRYFNTSPKFLRLVGPVPVENTQTFRGDPTKGTTTDASYGEFNSLKDLQHNSLIQATKLQVVFDRTTGYAVHCCGENPKEEGITIKFPFDTQKTTYQLYDNGGARAFPVKFVREGNIQGLTVYVFHGSGGPVVIGHLDVAGTLVGQPDQKSVTADISYLEQTTTWIEPVTGAVIKGQQHAVQYLSFQGQQIQPLADLQLTYDDATVTDNATKSKQDVKQLKLVKSGIPIFGPIIGIVLLVLGILLLRGQRAPRAPRVRRTTQPAAAEEPSA
- a CDS encoding DUF3068 domain-containing protein encodes the protein MRRIGGFVLVMLGLLFIFLAPFLRFYATPRVEKAPLDLYDRIVSDGQGQYFSTSPKFLRLVGPVPFENTQVFRGDPEAGSSTTAVYDSFSSTKDTLHNAIIDASKARIVFDRVTGLAVHCCGENPRAEGLTLKFPFDVHRTTYQLWDGTAKQALPATYLRDGHIVGLGVYLFLIQAGPMVIDHVDVPGSFVGVPDQKTVTADMTYQVRQVDWVEPETGAILKGIQHAVRWLAYQGKPVLKVAETTLTPDQQSVNHIAHRLKSQLSQLHLEKTVIPIFGPILGLVLIVAGALLLRGPRKRRTAVQPKPVKDREETPAQ
- a CDS encoding sulfatase-like hydrolase/transferase — its product is MGASSSPGRPNVVVVVLDTLTAAAAGLDRASPPMPALARIADRGSWFRHAVSNAPWTLPAHTSLLTGLLPSEHRMDTSRQFALWEQEPGDWRSLASILPAGPVSDPSLGERWLPRLLAAAGYETALVSNNPWVGRLTQMHHGFDRIRDTISVHVSRRRSLFRSRPRLRRSARAAYYAYRAVRGQGDLLAGDAMDRIREWLGARNRSRPFFLLVNLIEAHAPYLTPEAAAAVREAGGGPGLALRTMRLLDPRLSIPFNLGGEEAERHPRALVLARRLHEHAARYLDGLIRELHELASGQGGEVFFCVTSDHGESFGEHGALQHGFTVDEPALHVPLVVSGPGVPVQEVGDTVDLRRMYATVLEAAGVGVPEGAAPSLLDPVRVDAVAERERVALPAWARLDWPGIQARTPRLRVLYRDPWKLVMEGTTERLFDLRADPGEETDRAAAEPEVVASLRAGLPPWPEEGPRRDRVAGADQPAIGNGQVLTKREEQEMVERLSALGYLE
- a CDS encoding glycosyltransferase family 4 protein, giving the protein MTGDSLRISWLMLPGQRPYRELHWLSLMEAAQVTAVGTPRPPEPVQFLERPYRRITGRFTEAASLAWLRGLDSIPETDWVASLELCSLVTGQATGLARRRHLRQAVLLWGNDPGNPLYRLPPYRQVLERARDADLFLCLIHAARDHCVELGFPEERCVVVHPGIDLELFHPAEKPAAEPIAAFISPLASNKGIDRVLEAFDLVRRRLPEARLVVAGRGPLEGMVAQRAEASGGGISFLGRLDRPGVADALRQAAVFVTAPRSTRVWNEQFGLAYVEAMASGLPVVTTICGSNHEAVPEPNRRVPDDREALAEALLWFLGDEGRRAEVGRRNRRYVEEHHEERRQSQLMRDAFASVDAARAG
- a CDS encoding class I SAM-dependent methyltransferase produces the protein MPGSRYEQIEVIVDLMVRLEPRSVLDVGIGNGLYGLLVRQYVEGAGPFAEGAVRLDGIEIFEGYLTGVQRTVYNDIMVGDAMEILPGLPSGSYDLALALDVVEHLHDPRGDELLGHLRRVARNVIVTSPRGEFPQGELFGNVHETHVSKWPPARLRRASAAVVVPHPFISIALFTDDRRFARYYRRYLRVRRMAMLAPAWLVARMVSVGPLREFALRRARDDDGTDSGGPSPGPLGTSPAP
- a CDS encoding glycosyltransferase; protein product: MSVVVPTRNSVRTIEECLRSIRDQRYGPIELVVVDNDSTDGTWEVAQRLADAAIRGGPERSAQRNAGVARSSGDFVLWIDSDMVLPPTVVQEAVQAALEQHAEGVFIPEVTVGPGYWTRCRALERRCYLGEAMIESPRMVRRKYLQETGGFVKWLSGTEDAELRMRMLREGRRLARTTTPIVHEEGRLTLGGVVAKRYYYGLGLSKYRQAHPGAMSAQAKATARAFARNRRLLAEHPGLTAGIVAMRAAETVAYLAGQAVGALRGR